The segment TCCGATTTATTCACCGGACTTTCAGAAACTTCGTCCATTCCACCACTTATGGCAAGCTTACGAAGTTGCCTTAGTGTTGCGCTGGCTGGAAAAATGATCTCCTTCTCCAGCAACCACTCTACAATTTTTTCTTTGTCAATGTTTGCCATGGTTTCCTCGGCCATTTATAAAATGTGGAAAATACTCGTTGTCGGGGATGCCAGTAGACAAATACTTATGTAGGCAGATACTTTAAAGGGCTACGATCCCACTTCTGAAGTTATTGGCGCAAAAGGTCCACGGATGTTTCGtgctttttatgattttatttttacttaATTCTTTTCAACCTCCTCGTCTTATCGATACCGCCAAAAGTGTTCATTCAACCCCAGCTCCGATCACCCGTTCTCTCATAGTTCTAGTTCGCAGAACTAGAACTATCGGATGATAATTCATATCGATACTTACGATATTTCGTACAACGTTAATAGTAAATACAATTGTAGAGTTATAATACTAAACAATCTAACAGCTCGGCCATCCTGACAATTAGATCGCCCTCGATCGTAAATATGTAATTAAGagtaattttaatttaatgtgtatatatataaattgttaACTATTTAAGTAGGAGTCACTTTCACACTGATTACGCCAATATGCCCATTTCCTTAATCGGCATGCCTCTATAATGCCCTCATACCGGATTTGACTTATTTGGCAGTTTTCAATGTCATTTAACACATATCTGTCGTTCGGCAATACCTTTTTGATGATGTACGGACCCCTGTACTTCGGAAcaaattttttatttgtaCCTATTGTGGTGTCAATGTTTCTCATTACAACGTAATCGCCTTCCAAGAACTCAATATGATTTTTGTGATTCCTTTCAAAATACTCTTCACTCTTCTGCTGACAATGCTCGATTTTATCCAAAGATTTCTTACGTACTGATTCTAAATTGCTTTGAGTTTGGTCTTGTTTATCATCTAAGTATTCTGTTAACCCGTCAATATTACAACCCCTCTGTTGGACTCCGAATAACAACACTGAAGGCAATTCTTTCGTGGTCGAATGGACTGAGTTATTAATTGCATATTCAGCCTTTATTAAAAGTTTGCTCCAATCTTCGTGATTTATTGGCTCAGTTATTTTGGCGAGCATAGCTTTCATAGTTCTGTTAACCcgttctacctgaccattcgCTTGGGGTGAAGCAGTTGCCACTTTCACGTGTTCTATATTATTTTCTAGCAAAAATGTACTAAATTCTAATGATGTAAAACACGTTCCTCTATCGCTGATAATTCTACGTGGACGACTATAAAATTGAAAATACTTTGAAAAACATGTGTTGACTTCTTTAGTGCTTGTCGTATTtacagaaaacaattttacaaATTTCGTAAAGGCGTCAATGATAACTAATACATGCTTCTTCTTTGATATAACAGCGGGAAGTGGTCCAAAATGGTCTACGTGTAAGGTGTCGAATGGGATTGGTCGCTTAGGAATATTGTGAAGTGTTCGATTATTCGCATGTGGGGACTGAAAACATGATACAATTTAAACAATTTCCTATAAACAAATCGATTTTAGATCTCATATTCGGGAACCAATAATGTCTTAAGATTTCTTTCATACATTTCTCGGTTCCTAAGTGACATAAGTTTTCGTGAACTCTTCTGATTATTTGCGTTTCCATTTCAGCTGGGACATAAAACAGCTCAACGTCGTTCTCACctattttataaacaattcCGTCGctcaatgaaaatttcttAACAGGTCCATGCTCCAATTGTTCTTTTAATTTTCCTATATGGTTGTCCCTGTTTTGTGTTATCTGAAGCTGAAGATTAATGTCGTCGCACTCAATCACGGAAACTATTCGGTCTTTGTTATCACTTTCATGAATTGTCACTATTGGTTCATATTCAAAATCTTGATTAAGCGCTGAAGGATATCTACTTAAGGTGTCCACATGGGACATATATTTTCCACTACGATGTTTTAAAGTGTAATTATAATTTGCTAGTTCTATGGCCCATCTGGCGATATTTGAATGAAGACGTCCCTTTCCTAAACATAAAACTACTGAGTTACAATCTGTTATAATTCTAAACGGAATCCCTTCTAAATAAATTCGAAATTTCCTCAATGAATAGATCACAGCTAACGTTTCCAGTTTGAAACTTTCGTATCTTGCCTCTAGCTTTGTCGCTCTCTGTGAAAAATATGCTGTTGGGTGAAACTTATTGTCATCTTGTTTCTGCAAAAAAATTCCACCAAAGCCTTCACTACTTGCATCACAATGCAATTCTGTTTCTCGATTTGGATTATACAGAGCTAATACTGGTGACGAAATCAGTTTTTCTCGAAGATATTCAAAAATTTGTATGCATTTGTCTTGAAGCTCAAACTTAGTTCCAGGTTTTGTAAGTTCTTGTAATGGTTTTGCTATTTTTGAGTAAGCAGGGATGAAACGCCTAAAATAAGAGAATAATCCCAAAACCTTTTGCATTTCATGGCGATCTTTTGGCAATGGCAGATGCTTAATGGTTTCTGTGTGTTCACAGTTTGGGCTTATTCCGCTACCAGAAAGGGTATATCCCAAGAACTCAATACTTTCATAACCAAATTGACATTTACTAACCTTAATTTCTAGTCGATATTCTGCGAGAATTCTTAAAACTCTACCTACTGTTATAAGATGTTCGTTCAACGACTTGGAACCTATAGCgatatcgtccatataaacTACTACATTACGCTCGCGAATTAATGGTTgtaaaatgaaattaataaatctCATAAATACTGCTGGTGCATTCATAAGTCCAAAAGGCATTCTTGTGTATTCATATTGTCCGCTAGGTATGACAAATGCTGTATACTGCACCGAACTCTCTGCTACTTTTACTTGGTGATAACTGTGTTTCAAATCTAAAAGTGTAAAAATTGTGTTCCCTTCTAATCTCTCTAAGCAGTCGTCTATTAGTGGCAATGGATATCCATCACGAATGCAAATCTTATTAAGCTGTTTGTAATCTACACACATTCTTTTTTCCCCTGATTTTTTCTTAACTAATACTATTGCAGAGCTGTAAGGCGATTTACTTTCTCTTATGAAGCCTTTTTTCAATAGTTCATCTATTTGGGTATCTACTTCTTTTTTCTCCTGATATGAAAGTCTTCTCGGAACAGTGCGAACAGGTTCTTCTGATTTAAGTTTGAGATTCATTTCGTAGTTATGTTGAATTGCTGGAATGTTAGTTAAGTCTGAATAGTTAAGTTTTATCAATTCCATGAATTTACTACGTTCTTTATCAGTTCGCTTTGGGTCGATATTATAGCTGTCCTCTTCTTTTGTTATTtcaatactatatatatacggTATATCTATGTCGGTTCTTTCTAATGATTCACTTGCCATATGCTTTTGCTCGTTATCTTTCAATAAAAGGTCAATGTTATTACAATTCAATTGGTCACTAATCTTATTCTCATAATTTTCATCCTTTAATAATCCATTCTTATTGATATCTGATAACATCATCTCACTATCTCTATTTGTCAATACTACATTTTCAATTTGGTCACTCTCAATGTTCACTAATACTCTATTTTTATCTAAGTCACTGTTCACTAATACTCTAATTTCATCTAAGTCACTGTTCACTAATACTCTATTTTCATCTAAGTCACTGTTCACTAATACTCTATTTTCATCTAAGTCACTGTTCACTAATACTCTATTTTCATCTAAGTCACTGTTCACTAATACCCTATTTTCATCTAAGTCACTGTTTACTAATACTCTATTTTCAATTGAGACCATATTGCTTTGCGTAACTCGCTTTacattttcaaaaattaattttattccATAATTTTCAAGGAAACTGCGCCCCAGAAGGACATTACACGAAATATAGTTGTTTGGTACAACGAAAAATATAAGTTCTTTTTCAATGTTATGAAAAACTAAATTGACAATTATTTTTCCAAAAATGCTTATTCTCGAACCGTTAACTCCAAAATACTCTGTCGGTCTTAGTACACCATCAAAATTTTCATAAGGTATCGCCGAGCGCTGCATTAAATTAATAGCGCTACCGGTGTCCAACATGCCAGaaagaaatttaatttaataccTGCGTTTTATATCAGTGTAAAAATATACCCCTACCTGATTAACAATAGGAACAAAAATATTGTTCTCCTCTCTGTCATCCATTGGCGGGTTGCTGGCTGTACCCACGGATCGCTGGGTTGGCATAGGCTTCTGTTGGCAATCCTTCACCTGGTGCTGCATGGATCCACACTGGAAACACGATCCCTTCTCCCGCTTAGGTGCGGGACACGATGAAGCATAATGGCCATGTGCTGAACAATTATAGCAGCGCACCTGGCTCCGGTCATTTCCGGAAGCGGTCATCCCAGTGCGCTTAAAATTCGTCTGGGTACTCTTCCTCAAAGCTTCGTATTGTCGAGCTAGCTCCTTAAGTTTTCCGATGGTCGACGCTGAATACAATAAGGCGATACTGGAAGATCGATCACGAAAACCATCAACGATGAACTGCACTGTCAATTTCTCTTCGATGTCGGCACGCATAGTAATTTCTTCCATGCGAAGAATATATCCCATTACGGAGTTTTTCTCCGGGTTGAAAAAGGTTTCCTTCAACAGAAGTACCACGTCGGCAGTTAAATTGCTGCGGCCAAAAGTTTTTAGGAAGTTTCCCTTAAACTCGTCGTAAGTCTTTGATTTGTCGACACGCATGAACAAGTCCGCCTCTGTTCCCGCCTTCATCAACATGCGCACACAACGAAGCTTAAAATTGTTGCTTTCGTTCACGCCTCCGCAAATCCCTGGAAAATTCAAGACCCATTCAGAGGCTTCATCATTTTCACTGGCAGAAAAAGGGGCAATAAGTTGCTTGACCATTCGGATGTCATCGGTCATATAGTTGTCCATTACCATTAAAGCAGCcagtttcttctttttctcaGCCACCCTTATTGCGGCGTCAAGTAATTCTTCTTCTTTCATATCGTCGATCTGCTCATTTTCAGACACTTTTCCATCCGATTCAATATCCGATTTATTCACCGGACTTTCAGAAACTTCGTCCATTCCACCACTTATGGCAAGCTAACGAAGTTGCCTTAGTGTTGCGCTGGCTGGAAAAATGATCTCCTTCTCCAGCAACCACTCTACAATTTTTTCTTTGTCAATGTTTGCCATGGTTTCCTCGGCCATTTATAAAATGTGGAAAATACTCGTTGTCGGGGATGCCAGTAGACAAATACTTATGTAGGCAGATACTTTAAAGGGCTACGATCCCACTTCTGAAGTTATTGGCGCAAAAGGTCCACGGATGTTTCGtgctttttatgattttatttttacttaATTCTTTTCAACCTCCTCGTCTTGTTTCTGCGAACTAGAACTATGAGAGAACGGGTGATCGGAGCTGGGGTTGAATGAACACTTTTGGCGGTATCGACAAGACGAGGAGGTTGAAAAGAATtaagtaaaaataaaatcataaaaagcaCGAAACATCCGTGGACCTTTTGCGCCAATAACTTCAGAAGTGGGATCGTAGCCCTTTAAAGTATCTGCCTACATAAGTATTTGTCTACTGGCATCCCCGACAACGAGTCGGATGATAATTCATATCGATACTTACGATATTTCGTACAACATTAATAGTAAATACAATTGTAGAGTTATAATACTAAACAATCTAACAGCTCGGCCATCCTGACAATTAGATCGCCCTCGATCGTAAATATGTAATTAAGagtaattttaatttaatgtgtatatatataaattgttaACTATTTAAGTAGGAGTCACTTTCACACTGATTACGCCAATATGCCCATTTCCTTAATCGGCATGCCTCTATAATGCCCTCATACGGGATTTGACTTATTTGGCAGTTTTCAATGTCATTTAACACATATCTGTCGTTCGGCAATACCTTTTTGATGATGTACGGACCCCTGTACTTCGGAAcaaattttttatttgtaCCTATTGTGGTGTCAATGTTTCTCATTACAACGAAATCGCCTTCCAAGAACTCAATATGATTTTTGTGATTCCTTTCAAAATACTCTTCACTCTTCTGCTGACAATGCTCGATTTTATCCAAAGATTTCTTACGTTCTGATTCTAAATTGCTTGGAGTTCGGTCTTGTTTATCATCTAAGTATTCTGTTAACCCGTCAATATTACAACCCCTCTGTTGGACTCCGAATAACAACACTGAAGGCAATTCTTTCGTGGTCGAATGGACTGAGTTATTAATTGCATATTCAGCCTTTATTAAAAGTTTGCTCCAATCTTCGTGATTTATTGGCTCAGTTATTTTGGCGAGCATAGCTTTCATAGTTCTGTTAACCcgttctacctgaccattcgCTTGGGGTGAAGCAGTTGCCACTTTCACGTGTTCTATATTATTTTCTAGCAAAAATGTACTAAACTGATGTAATGTAATGATGTAAAACACGTTCCTCTATCGCTGATAATTCTACGTGGACGACTATAAAATTGAAAATACTTTGAAAAACATGTGTTGACTTCTTTAGTGCTTGTCGTATTtacagaaaacaattttacaaATTTCGTAAAGACGTCAATGATAACTAATACATGCTTCTTCTTTGATATAACAGCGGGAAGTGGTCCAAAATGGTCTACGTGTAAGGTGTCGAATGGGATTGGTCGCTTAGGAATATTGTGAAGTGTTCGATTATTCGCATGTGTGGGGACTGAAAACATGATACAATTTAAACAATTTCCTATAAACAAATCGATTTTAGATCTCATATTCGGGAACCAATAATGTCTTAAGATTTCTTTCATACATTTCTCGGTTCCTAAGTGACATAAGTTTTCGTGAACTCTTCTGATTATTTTCGTTTCCATTTCAGCTGGGACATAAAACAGCTCAACGTCGTTCTCACctattttataaacaattcCGTCGctcaatgaaaatttcttAACAGGTCCATGCTCCAATTGTTCTTTTAATTTTCCTATATGGTTGTCCCTGTTTTGTGTTATCTGAAGCTGAAGATTAATGTCGTCGCACTCAATCACGGAAACTATTCGGTCTTTGTTATCACTTTCATGAATTGTCACTATTGGTTCATATTCAAAATCTTGATTAAGCGCTGAAGGATATCTACTTAAGGTGTCCACATGGGACATATATTTTCCACTACGATGTTTTAAAGTGTAATTATAATTTGCTAGTTCTATGGCCCATCTGGCGATATTTGAATGAAGACGTCCCTTTCCTAAACATAAAACTACTGAGTTACAATCTGTTATAATTCTAAACGGAATCCCTTCTAAATAAATTCGAAATTTCCTCAATGAATAGATCACAGCTAACGTTTCCAGTTTGAAACTTTCGTATCTTGCCTCTAGTTTTGTCGCTCTCTGTGAAAAATATGCTGTTGGGTGAAACTTATTGTCATCTTGTTTCTGCAACAAAATTCCACCAAAGCCTTCACTACTTGCATCACAATGCAATTCTGTTTCTCGATTTGGATTATACAGAGCTAATACTGGTGACGAAATCAGTTTTTCTCGAAGATATTCAAAAATTTGTATGCATTTGTCTTGAAGCTCAAACTTAGTTCCAGGTTTTGTAAGTTCTTGTAATGGTTTTGCTATTTTTGAGTAAGCAGGGATGAAACGGCTAAAATAAGAGAATAATCCCAAAACCTTTTGCATTTCATGGCGATCTTTTGGCAATGGCAGATGCTTAATGGTTTCTGTGTGTTCACAGTTTGGGCTTATTCCGCTACCAGAAAGGGTATATCCCAAGAACTCAATACTTTCATAACCAAATTGACATTTACTAACCTTAATTTCTAGTCGATATTCTGCGAGAATTCTTAAAACTCTACCTACTGTTATAAGATGTTCGTTCAACGACTTGGAACCTATAGCgatatcgtccatataaacTACTACATTACGCTCGCGAATTAATGGTTgtaaaatgaaattaataaatctCATAAATACTGGTGGTGCATTCATAAGTCCAAAAGGCATTCTTGTGTATTCATATTGTCCGCTAGGTATGACAAATGCTGTATACTGCACCGAACTCTCTGCTACTTTTACTTGGTGATAACTGTGTTTCAAATCCAAAAGTGTAAAAATTGTGTTCCCTTCTAATCTCTCTAAGCAGTCGTCTATTAGTGGCAATGGATATCCATCACGAATGCAAATCTTATTAAGCTGTTTGTAATCTACACACATTCTTTTTTCCCCTGATTTTTTCTTAACTAATACTATTGCAGAGCTGTAAGGCGATTTACTTTCTCTTATGAAGCCTTTTTTCAATAGTTCATCTATTTGGGTATATACTTCTTTTTTCTCCTGATATGAAAGTCTTCTCGGAACAGTGCGTACAGGTTCTTCTGATTTAAGTTTGAGATTCATTTCGTAGTTATGTTGAATTGCTGGAATGTTAGTTAAGTCTGAATAGTTAAGTTTTATCAATTCCATGAATTTACTACGTTCTTTATCAGTTCGCTTTGGGTCGATATTATAGCTGTCCTCTTCTTTTGTTATTTCAATACTATATATACACGGTATATCTATGTCGGTTCTTTCTAATGATTCACTTGCCATATGCTTTTGCTCGTTATCTTTCAATAAAAGGTCAATGTTATTACAATTCAATTGGTCACTAATCTTATTCTCATAATTTTCATCCTTTAATAATCCATTCTTATTGATATCTGATAACATCATCTCACTATCTCTATTTGTCAATACTACATTTTCAATTTGGTCACTCTCAATGTTCACTAATACTCTATTTTTATCTAAGTCACTGTTCACTAATACTCTAATTTCATCTAAGTCACTGTTCACTAATACTCTATTTTCATCTAAGTCACTGTTCACTAATACTCTATTTTCATCTAAGTCACTGTTCACTAATACTCTATTTTCATCTAAGTCACTGTTCACTAATACCCTATTTTCATCTAAGTCACTGTTTACTAATACTCTATTTTCAATTGAGACCATATTGCTTTGCGTAACTCGCTTTacattttcaaaaattaattttattccATAATTTTCAAGGAAACTGCGCTCCAGAAGGACATTACACGAAATATAGTTGTTTGGTACAACGAAAAATATAAGTTCTTTTTCAATGTTATGAAAAACTAAATTGACAATTATTTTTCCAAAAATGCTTATTCTCGAACCGTTAACTCCAAAATACTCTGTCGGTCTTAGTACACCATCAAAATTTTCATAAGGTATCGCCGAGCGCTGCATCAAATTAATAGCGCTACCGGTGTTTAACATGCCAGAAAGAAATTTAATTTGATACCTGCGTTTCAAATCAGTGTAAAAATATAACCCTACCTGATTAACAATAGGAACAAAAATATTGTTCTCCTCTCTGTCGTCCATTGGCGGGTTGCTGGCTGTACCCACGGATCGCTGGGTTGACATAGGCTTCTGTTGGCAATCCTTCACCTGGTGCTGCATGGATCCACACTGGAAACACGATCCCTTCTCCCGCTTAAGTGCGGGACACGATGAAGCATAATGTCCATGTGCTGAACAATTATAGCAGCGCACCTGGCTCCGGTCATTTCCGGAAGCGGTCATCCCAGTGCGCTTAAAATTCGCCTGGGTAATCTTCCTCGAAGCTTCGTATTGTCGAGCTAGCTCCTTAAGTTTTCCGATGGTCGACGCTGAATACAATAAGGCGATACTGGAAGATCGATCACGAAAACCATCAACGATGAACTGCACTGTCAATTTCTCTTCGATGTCGGCACGCATAGCAATTTCTTCCATGCGAAGAATATATCCCATTACGGAGTTTTTCTCCGTGTT is part of the Drosophila miranda strain MSH22 chromosome Y unlocalized genomic scaffold, D.miranda_PacBio2.1 Contig_Y1_pilon, whole genome shotgun sequence genome and harbors:
- the LOC117189745 gene encoding uncharacterized protein LOC117189745 — encoded protein: MLMKAGTEADLFMRVDKSKTYDEFKGNFLKTFGRSNLTADVVLLLKETFFNPEKNSVMGYILRMEEITMRADIEEKLTVQFIVDGFRDRSSSIALLYSASTIGKLKELARQYEALRKSTQTNFKRTGMTASGNDRSQVRCYNCSAHGHYASSCPAPKREKGSCFQCGSMQHQVKDCQQKPMPTQRSVGTASNPPMDDREENNIFVPIVNQRY